A genomic region of Oncorhynchus mykiss isolate Arlee chromosome 4, USDA_OmykA_1.1, whole genome shotgun sequence contains the following coding sequences:
- the LOC110521958 gene encoding afadin- and alpha-actinin-binding protein isoform X3: protein MPESSLEIKDTSCSSSRYRMSSLRQYSQSSVLPLPMTRNPYNMPTISAFCTEDNVSECISYINREVSSLGFPLLCTESNNGPELNLVDVLNNVYNLLQLHRRCLQTVEDIEVEQVKSNSNMDYLQLSNTRLKDQLELSKRENTGLLERERQLQLKVKSLHNCLKNEKEEVQKLQSIIASRATQYNHDMKRKEREFGKLKERLNQLLIDKKDKKQTFEVLNYVGRSDGKRSLWKTGKTEARHEGEMYKTLLNDYDSRHKDLLMENAELKKVLQQMKRDMVTILSPRKHSQSGEKHDDSLEQTSSEEDEVCDSSRESLELSCEHAREQLTNSIRQQWRRLKSHVERLDSQASLVGERANMNAIPKEVHEQEMDRLKLEIQQYKDFIHTQQQLLQQQLNSPCDDETASLLNDCYMQEEKERLKEDWKSFEEKRKNFEAERRNFTEAAIRLSHERKAFEEDRATWLKHQFLNLTPFGDQMKPQMSKSQSALSG from the exons AAATCAAGGACACTTCCTGCAGCTCTTCAAGATACAGAATGTCTTCTCTGAGGCAGTACAGCCAATCATCAGTGCTCCCTCTGCCAATGACCAGAAACCCCTACAACATGCCTACAATAAGTGCCTTCTGTACAGAGGACAATGTGTCAGAATGTATCTCATACATCAATCGG GAGGTATCCTCTCTGGGCTTTCCATTGCTTTGCACAGAGTCTAACAACGGTCCTGAACTGAATCTGGTGGACGTGCTGAATAACGTGTACAACCTGCTCCAGCTGCACCGCCGGTGCCTGCAGACAGTGGAGGACATTGAAGTGGAACAGGTCAAGTCCAACAGCAACATGGACTATCTGCAGCTCAGCAACACTAGACTGAAG GATCAACTTGAACTCTCCAAGAGGGAAAACACTGGACTTCTTGAGAGAGAACGTCAGCTACAGCTGAAAGTGAAGAGCTTACATAACTGCCtgaaaaatgaaaaagaagag GTACAGAAACTTCAAAGCATCATAGCAAGCCGTGCCACTCAGTACAATCATGACATgaagaggaaagaaagggagtTCGGCAAACTAAAGGAGCGCCTGAATCAGCTTCTGATCGACAAAAAGGATAAGAAACAAA CGTTTGAAGTATTGAACTACGTGGGAAGATCGGATGGGAAGAGAAGCCTTTGGAAAACTGGGAAGACTGAGGCCAG ACATGAGGGAGAGATGTATAAGACTCTACTGAACGACTACGACAGTCGCCACAAGGACCTATTGATGGAGAACGCAGAGTTAAAGAAAGTATTACAGCAGATGAAAAGGGATATGGTCACCATTTTGAGCCCCAGGAAACATAGCCAAAGTGGCGAGAAACATGATGACAGTCTAGAACAG ACCAGCTCAGAAGAGGATGAGGTGTGTGACTCAAGTAGAGAGAGCCTGGAGCTGTCCTGTGAGCATGCAAGGGAACAGCTCACCAATAGCATTCGCCAGCAGTGGAGGAGACTAAAGAGCCACGTGGAGAGACTGGACAGCCAAG CATCCTTGGTAGGGGAGAGAGCCAACATGAATGCCATCCCCAAAGAGGTCCATGAACAGGAGATGGACAGGCTGAAACTGGAGATCCAGCAGTATAAAGACTTCATCCACACGCAGCAGCAGCTCCTGCAG CAGCAGCTGAACTCCCCAtgtgacgatgagacagcctcgCTGCTCAACGACTGCTACATGCAGGAGGAGAAGGAGCGCCTTAAGGAGGATTGGAAGTCCTTCGAAGAAAAAAGGAAGAACTTTGAGGCGGAAAGGAGGAACTTCACAGAGGCAGCCATAAGACTGAGCCACGAG